In one Rutidosis leptorrhynchoides isolate AG116_Rl617_1_P2 chromosome 8, CSIRO_AGI_Rlap_v1, whole genome shotgun sequence genomic region, the following are encoded:
- the LOC139862134 gene encoding N6-mAMP deaminase — protein sequence MDWCVSMPKVELHAHLNGSIRNSTLLELAKELGEKGTIVFPDFEHVILKNDRSLREVFKLFDLIHMVTTDHKTITRITKEVVEDFAAENVVYLELRTTPKRNDSIGMSKRSYVEAIIEGLRSVGTSLNVNFCTNDSMKLSSKTEKKIYVRLLLSIDRRESTESAMETVNLALEMKDMGVIGIDLSGNPTVGEWKTFFPALKFAREQGLSVTLHCGEVPNPVEIQEMLEFLPGRIGHACCFEDEEWKKLKSSKIPVEICLTSNIRTETISSFDLHHFAELYKENHPIVLCTDDSGVFSTNLSNEYALASATFGIGKVEMFELARKAVDFIYAGDEVKMELNKLFESAATTMLESN from the exons ATGGATTGGTGTGTTTCAATGCCAAAGGTGGAATTGCATGCTCATCTTAATGGCTCCATAAGAAATTCAACTCTACT AGAGCTTGCTAAAGAATTGGGTGAAAAGGGCACCATTGTCTTTCCTGATTTCGAGCACGTTATCCTGAAAA ATGACCGTTCACTACGTGAGGTGTTCAAATTATTTGATCTGATTCATATGGTTACCACTGACCATAAAACAATTACAAGAATTACAAAAGAA GTCGTAGAAGATTTCGCAGCTGAAAATGTGGTTTACTTGGAGTTAAGAACAACTCCTAAG AGAAATGATTCCATAGGTATGAGCAAGCGGTCATATGTTGAAGCCATTATTGAGGGTTTAAGATCCGTGGGTACTAGTCTTAACGTCAACTTTTGTACGAATGATTCTATGAAACTTTCATCTAAAACCGAAAAGAAGATATATGTAAGACTTTTACTAAGCATTGATCGACGTGAATCTACTGAATCTGCGATGGAAACG GTTAATCTTGCTTTGGAAATGAAGGATATGGGTGTTATTGGTATTGACCTTTCTGGCAATCCGACTGTTGGTGAATG gaAAACATTTTTCCCAGCATTAAAGTTTGCTAGAGAACAAGGTCTTTCAGTTACACTTCACTGTGGCGAG GTGCCTAATCCAGTTGAAATCCAAGAGATGCTTGAGTTTCTTCCTGGCAGAATCGGGCATGCATGTTGCTTTGAAGATGAAGAATGGAAGAAACTGAAATCATCCAAAATCCCG GTTGAAATATGTTTAACATCCAACATCCGAACCGAGACtatttcttcatttgatcttcatcaTTTTG CCGAGCTATACAAAGAAAACCATCCGATAGTACTCTGCACAGACGACTCGGGTGTATTCTCCACAAATCTTTCCAATGAATACGCCCTTGCATCTGCTACTTTCG GTATTGGAAAGGTAGAAATGTTTGAGCTAGCAAGAAAAGCAGTCGATTTCATATATGCTGGAGATGAAGTAAAGATGGAACTAAACAAACTTTTCGAATCAGCTGCTACTACTATGCTAGAGTCCAACTAA
- the LOC139862438 gene encoding pentatricopeptide repeat-containing protein At1g11630, mitochondrial-like, with amino-acid sequence MASITKLRLLKSYNHQKLYTIYQIQSRKLSSILNPDSTTPLSSKEKSRAALSLLKSEKNPERIIEICRAAALTPESHLDRVAFSTAISKLTELNYFEGIRNFIDELLKTRPDLNNEKFISNAIVAYGQAGLLDNAFQLFDKMPQLGVGQNVKCLNALLFSCMLAKKYDEVKRVYLYFPGKYGVKLNLDSYNTVIKAFCESGSSSSCYSVTAEMVRKNIKPNATTFGLMIAGFYKEEKFEDVGRVLEMMKKHEVHIGLGTYNIRIQSLCKLKKTMEAKALLDGFKSRGMKPNSVTYTHLIHGFCREGKLSEAKELFKKMIKPESDCYFTLVHYLCKGGDFEAALDVCKKSMEKNWVPNFSSMKLLVEGLANGSKIDEAKELIGQIKERFPKNADAWGEVEEKLPS; translated from the coding sequence ATGGCTTCCATAACCAAACTTAGATTACTAAAATCATATAATCATCAAAAACTATACACAATATATCAAATTCAATCTCGTAAGTTATCATCAATCCTAAACCCTGATTCAACCACACCACTTTCAAGTAAAGAGAAATCAAGAGCAGCACTTTCATTACTCAAATCCGAAAAAAACCCAGAAAGAATCATTGAAATCTGCCGAGCAGCTGCACTCACACCGGAATCCCACCTCGATCGTGTTGCGTTTTCGACCGCGATTTCGAAGCTGACTGAGTTGAATTACTTCGAAGGTATTCGTAATTTCATTGATGAATTGTTAAAAACTAGACCTGATTTGAACAATGAAAAGTTTATATCGAATGCGATTGTTGCTTACGGTCAAGCTGGGTTGTTGGACAATGCATTCCAACTGTTCGATAAAATGCCTCAACTAGGTGTTGGGCAGAATGTGAAATGTTTGAACGCTTTGTTGTTTTCGTGTATGTTAGCTAAAAAATACGATGAGGTGAAGCGTGTTTATCTTTATTTTCCTGGGAAATATGGGGTGAAGTTGAATCTTGATAGCTATAATACTGTGATTAAGGCGTTTTGTGAGTCGGGTTCATCGAGTTCGTGTTATTCGGTTACTGCTGAAATGGTTAGGAAGAATATTAAGCCGAATGCTACGACGTTTGGTCTTATGATTGCTGGTTTTTATAAAGAGGAAAAGTTTGAGGATGTTGGTAGGGTGTTGGAAATGATGAAGAAACATGAAGTTCATATAGGACTCGGAACGTATAATATTAGGATTCAAAGCTTGTGTAAGCTTAAGAAAACGATGGAAGCTAAGGCTTTACTTGACGGGTTTAAATCAAGGGGGATGAAGCCTAATTCGGTTACGTACACTCATTTGATCCATGGGTTTTGTAGGGAGGGGAAGTTGAGTGAGGCAAAAGAGTTGTTTAAGAAGATGATTAAACCCGAGAGTGATTGTTACTTTACGTTGGTTCATTATTTGTGTAAAGGTGGTGACTTTGAAGCCGCGTTGGATGTTTGCAAGAAGAGTATGGAGAAGAATTGGGTCCCGAATTTTTCGTCTATGAAGTTACTTGTTGAAGGGCTTGCAAATGGTTCGAAGATTGATGAGGCGAAAGAGCTTATTGGGCAGATTAAAGAAAGGTTTCCGAAGAATGCTGATGCGTGGGGTGAAGTAGAAGAGAAATTACCAAGTTAG